The following coding sequences are from one Humulus lupulus chromosome X, drHumLupu1.1, whole genome shotgun sequence window:
- the LOC133804870 gene encoding fructose-1,6-bisphosphatase, cytosolic, which yields MDHEADAYRTDLMTITRFVLNEQSKYPESRGDFTILLSHIVLGCKFVCSAVSKAGLAKLIGLAGETNVQGEEQKKLDVLSNEVFIKALVSSGRTSILVSEEDEEATIVDSSLRGRYCVVFDPLDGSSNIDCGVSIGTIFGIYAIKDDHEPGLGDVLQPGKNMLAAGYCMYGSSCTLVLSTGEGVNGFTLDPSLGEFILTHPNIKIPKKGKIYSVNEGNAKNWDEPTAKYVEKCKYPTDGSSPKSLRYIGSMVADVHRTLLYGGIFLYPADKKSPNGKLRVLYEVFPMSFLMEQAGGQSFTGTQRALDLVPKSIHERSPIFLGSYDDVEEIKALYAAAEKKE from the exons ATGGATCACGAGGCCGACGCTTACCGGACGGACTTGATGACCATTACGAGGTTCGTTTTGAACGAACAGTCTAAGTATCCAGAGTCTCGTGGTGACTTCACTATCTTGCTAAGTCATATCGTTCTGGGCTGCAAATTTGTTTGCTCTGCTGTTAGCAAg GCGGGTCTGGCAAAACTCATTGGACTTGCTGGAGAGACCAATGTGcag GGTGAAGAGCAAAAGAAGCTGGATGTGCTTTCAAATGAAGTTTTTATCAAAGCTTTGGTCAGCAGTGGACGAACT AGCATCCTTGTGtcagaagaagatgaagaagcaACAATTGTGGACTCATCCTTGCGTGGAAG GTACTGTGTTGTTTTTGATCCTTTGGATGGTTCCTCCAACATTGATTGTGGTGTTTCAATTGGGACG ATATTTGGGATTTATGCAATCAAAGATGATCATGAACCTGGTCTTGGTGATGTCTTGCAACCTGGGAAGAACATGTTGGCTGCTGGCTATTGCATGTATGGAAGCTCATGCACG CTTGTGTTGAGCACTGGTGAAGGAGTTAATGGGTTCACACTTGATCCTTCTCTTGGGGAGTTCATACTAACTCACCCAAACATCAAG ATTCCCAAGAAAGGGAAGATTTACTCAGTGAATGAGGGAAACGCCAAGAACTGGGATGAACCAACTGCTAA GTATGTGGAGAAATGCAAATACCCTACTGATGGTTCTTCTCCTAAATCTCTGAGATACATTGGAAG CATGGTTGCTGATGTTCACCGCACATTGCTATATGGGGGTATCTTTTTATACCCTGCCGATAAGAAGAGCCCCAATGGGAAACTGCG TGTATTGTATGAAGTTTTCCCCATGTCATTCCTGATGGAGCAAGCTGGAGGTCAATCTTTCACCGGCACTCAACGG GCACTGGACTTGGTTCCCAAGAGCATCCATGAACGTTCTCCAATATTTCTTGGTAGCTATGATGATGTTGAGGAAATTAAAGCACTCTATGCTGCTGCAGAGAAGAAAGAATAG
- the LOC133804871 gene encoding sm-like protein LSM3A, with protein MATEEESAVKEPLDLIRLSLDERIYVKLRSDRELRGKLHAYDQHLNMILGDVEEVVTTVEIDDETYEEIVRTTKRMVPFLFVRGDGVILVSPPLRTA; from the exons ATGGCCACCGAAGAAGAAAGCGCGGTGAAGGAGCCTTTGGATCTCATCAGGCTCAGCCTCGACGAGCGCATTTACGTCAAGCTTCGCTCCGACCGCGAGCTCCGTGGCAAGCTCCAT GCTTATGATCAGCATTTAAATATGATTCTTGGTGATGTTGAAGAAGTAGTGACCACTGTAGAAATTGATGATGAAACTTATGAAGAGATTGTACGG ACTACAAAGCGAATGGTCCCCTTTCTCTTTGTTAGAGGAGATGGTGTTATACTTGTTTCACCTCCTTTGAGGACGGCTTGA